The DNA window ACGACGAGGACGGCCCGATCCACAAGCTCGTGAACGAGTACGAGGTCGCGCTCCGCCTCCACCCCGAGTACCGGACCGAGCCGAACGTCTACTACATCCCGCCGTACGCGCCGCCACAGACCGGCGAGGACGGCGAGACGGTGGACGCGGACCGCATCCCGCTGAACTACCTGGAGGAGCTGTTCGGGCCGGAGGTGGAGGCGGCGCTCAACACGATCACCCGCGAGCGCGAGCGGGCCGAGCGGGGCCAGGAGAGCGAGCTGATGGAGATCCTCTCGACCGTGAACAACGACGATCAGTACCGGCTGGAGGTGTTCGACGATGGGGAGTGACGGCGACGGACGTGCGGGCGGGACCCCGACGTCCCGGGGCGACGCGGACGAGACCGCCGACCCGGGCGTCACCTCCCGCGATCTGGCGCTCGCGGCCGCGTTCGCGCTCGCGCTCGTTGCCGCGGCCGCCGCGGTCCCGGCGCTCGCCGGCGCGCAGGGGGCCTACGAGATCCCGGTCGACCGGCAGGCCGGGGCGGGCGATCTGGCCGAGCCGACCGGCTCCGCGTGGGAGTCGGCGGAGACGGTCGAGGTGCCGATGAGCAGCGCTGGCGCGGCGGTCCCGCAGGGGTCGGAGACGGCGGTCGGCTCCGCCCGCGTCGAGGCGGTCCGCACCGACACCCGGCTCTACCTCCGGCTGTCGTGGGCGGACCCCACCGCGAACACCTCGACGGACGCGATCCGGGAGTTCGCCGACGCCGCGGCGGTCCAGCTCCCGGCGTCGTCGACGGAGCGCCCGCCGCTCGCGATGGGGTCGGCGGAGAACCCGGTGAACGTCTGGTACTGGAACGGTGCCGGCGCGTCCGAGTCGCTGCTCGCCGGCGGTCCGGGGACCACGACCGAGACGAGCGGGTCGTCGATGCGGACGGCGGCGACGCACGCGGACGGCCGGTGGACCGTGGTGTTCTCGCGGCCGCTCCCGGCCGACCGCTCGAACGTGACGGACCTCACCACCGAGGCGGACACGAACGTCGCGTTCGCGGTCTGGGAGGGATCGAACGGCGAGCGGTCGGGCCGGAAGGCGGCGAGCGAGTGGTTCTACCTCTCGTTCACCGAGGAGACCGGAAGCCCCTACGAGATCGTCCTCTGGACGGTCGCCGGGGTCGCCGTCGTGTTCACCACGCTCGTGACCGTCGAGGGCGTCCGCCGAACGAGGGGTGAGTGACCGTGTCCGGATCCACCACCGATCGAGACGGCCAGCCCGCGCGTGACCTGCTCGACGCGGCGGACGACGACGCCGCCGCCCGCGGGGCGATCTACGGGATCCTCGCGAGCGCGTTCGAGGAGCCCGCCCCGGCGCGGCACGACGACTTCGCCGACGGCTCCATCGATCGGGCAGTCTCGACGCTCGTCGAGCGGTCGGGCCTCGACGTCGATGTCCCGGACCTGACCGTCGACGACGACCGCGAGACGCTCGCGGCCCGGTACAACGACCTCTTCGTCGTCGGCTACTCCGAGGTGATCGACGGGACGGACGGGACGATCGAGAACCAGGGGCCGCCGGCGTCGCTGTACGAGTCGAGCTACCGGTCGGACGCCTCGTGGAACGACGTGAACCTCGATCTGGCCCGCGCCTACGAGCACTTCGGCTGTGAGATCGGCGGCGACGAGCGCCGTCACCACGACAACCTCAGACTGGAACTGGAGTTCGCGGGCTACCTCTGTCGGCTCGCCGCGGCGGCCGAGGACGGGGAGGCGGACACCGCCGACGGCGACGGTCCCGCCGATCGGAGCGCCGCCTACGCCCGCGCGCGCATCGACTTCCACGACCGCCACCTCTCCGTCCTCGCCGACGGCCTCCGCGACGCGCTCGAATCCGAGCCCGGAACCGGCGTGTACGGTCGGCTCGCGACGTTCCTCGAGTCGTTCGTCGCGGCCGACGTCGCGGATCTCGCGGATCGGCTCGACGTCGGAGCGGGGAGCGGCGGGGCGGGGAGCGACGGCGGGGACGGGAGCGACGAGGACGCTCCCGCCGCCGGCTCCGACGGAGGTGGTGACGCGTGACCGCGACCGTCGAGGCGGACCGCGACGATCCGGAGACCGCAGAGGGTTCGGACTCGGCGGCGGCCGGACACGCACCGACCGGGGACGCACCGACCGGGGACGCGTCGATCGGGCACGCGGCGACCGGCCGCCGCACCCCCGCTGCGTCGCTCGACGGCCGGGTTCGCGCCGCGCCCGCGATCGCGGCGGTCGCCGTCGCGGTCGCGACCGCCCTCCGGGTCGCGTACAACGTCCCGTTCGACCCCGTCGCGCTCCCGGCCCGGACGGTCCCGGCGGCCGACGCGGTCGCCGGGTTGGTGACCGGCGCGGCGCTCGCGGCGCTCGCGCTCGCGTCCGCCCGTCCGGTCGTTCGGATCGGGCTCCTCTTTTCGGGCGTGTTCGGCGTTCTCGCGACGGTCTCCGACGCCGCCGCGGTCACGGCCGCGGTCGCGGTCCCCGGCGGCGTCGCCGTCGCCTTCGCCGGCGCGCTCGGCCGACCGACCACGTACCCGGAGCTCCGCCGCCGCGCCCTCGCCCTCGCGTTCCCGGTCGCGGCCGGGGTCTCGCTCGCGGCGACGACGTGGGGGCTCGGGACCGGCGCTCGGGCGACCGGATCGGCCGCCTTCCTCCTCTCGGTGACGCTGCTCGTCGGTCGGGCCGACGGCGACCGAGTCGCGCTGGCCGCGGGGGCGGCCGGCCTCCTCTGCGTCGTCGCCGCGAGCGCCGCCGCGCCGTACGTGACTGGGAGCGCGCTGCTCGCCGGCTTCGGCGTCGTCGGGAGCCCGCACCTGCTCGTCGCGACCGCCGCGGCGGGCGGCCTCGCGGCGCTCGTCGCCGGCGTCCACGACGGCGACGGGACGCTCGCGCTCGGGGCGGGAACGCTGCTCGCCGCCGGCGTCCCGGCGACGCCGTCGGCCGCGCTCGCCGCGTGTCTCGGGGCCGCGCTCGCCGC is part of the Halorubrum aethiopicum genome and encodes:
- a CDS encoding molecular chaperone TorD family protein produces the protein MTVSGSTTDRDGQPARDLLDAADDDAAARGAIYGILASAFEEPAPARHDDFADGSIDRAVSTLVERSGLDVDVPDLTVDDDRETLAARYNDLFVVGYSEVIDGTDGTIENQGPPASLYESSYRSDASWNDVNLDLARAYEHFGCEIGGDERRHHDNLRLELEFAGYLCRLAAAAEDGEADTADGDGPADRSAAYARARIDFHDRHLSVLADGLRDALESEPGTGVYGRLATFLESFVAADVADLADRLDVGAGSGGAGSDGGDGSDEDAPAAGSDGGGDA
- a CDS encoding phosphate ABC transporter permease, which encodes MTATVEADRDDPETAEGSDSAAAGHAPTGDAPTGDASIGHAATGRRTPAASLDGRVRAAPAIAAVAVAVATALRVAYNVPFDPVALPARTVPAADAVAGLVTGAALAALALASARPVVRIGLLFSGVFGVLATVSDAAAVTAAVAVPGGVAVAFAGALGRPTTYPELRRRALALAFPVAAGVSLAATTWGLGTGARATGSAAFLLSVTLLVGRADGDRVALAAGAAGLLCVVAASAAAPYVTGSALLAGFGVVGSPHLLVATAAAGGLAALVAGVHDGDGTLALGAGTLLAAGVPATPSAALAACLGAALAALDPDELLAAPEVSR
- a CDS encoding ethylbenzene dehydrogenase-related protein, whose amino-acid sequence is MGSDGDGRAGGTPTSRGDADETADPGVTSRDLALAAAFALALVAAAAAVPALAGAQGAYEIPVDRQAGAGDLAEPTGSAWESAETVEVPMSSAGAAVPQGSETAVGSARVEAVRTDTRLYLRLSWADPTANTSTDAIREFADAAAVQLPASSTERPPLAMGSAENPVNVWYWNGAGASESLLAGGPGTTTETSGSSMRTAATHADGRWTVVFSRPLPADRSNVTDLTTEADTNVAFAVWEGSNGERSGRKAASEWFYLSFTEETGSPYEIVLWTVAGVAVVFTTLVTVEGVRRTRGE